From Frateuria aurantia DSM 6220, one genomic window encodes:
- the bamA gene encoding outer membrane protein assembly factor BamA has protein sequence MKRIAALILFASLSSTAVAMEPFVVSDIRIDGLHRISAGTVYTYLTINKGQPLTAEEAQSAIRALYQTKMFSDVTLDRDGNTLVIKVVERPSIAKLNLRGNHDIKEEDLRKGLKSIGLAEGETFDRLSLDRVQQELISQYYNRGKYNVGVIPHVTKLDRNRVAIDIEIREGKVAKVREINIIGNHDFTDRQIRTGFKTDTANLTSWYSKNDQYSREKLSGDLKTLQSYYMDRGYADFALDSSQVTISPDRRSAYIDTSVKEGEIYTVSDIHLLGQLRLPEKDMRRLVFLHNGDLFSRRAVEASSDAMKAILANIGYAYAKVTPVPKLDHDKRTVDLTFYVEPGPRVYVRRIVFEGNTRTEDQVLRRQFRQLEGGYYNQLAIDRTKVRLQQLGFFKTVDINKERVNGVDDEVDLHVKVAEQSAGSLQFGVGYSQYAGIIISASVTQNNIMGTGDKFSISASKSYYYTNANVSYYNPYVTESGIGLGYNLAYSKSNYGDTYLANFETNMKSFSVNMGIPITDWDGLNFSLGLSSNRINTYDGYTPQVLTDYINKIGKKTDHSWDGTVTWTRNTKNNYWAPTHGGQLQASITAALPGSTVQYIKFFGEANHYWPVGGGYVLYLDGQVGYGKTYGKDSKYDFPFWENFYSGGVSDVRGFQQNTLGPRYCTGTTTVNGKTVPVTPNHDGYCANSYYDYAQPIGGAFKVLGSAQLFLPLPFLKDINTARVAWFVDTGNAYATVQDFNVNTLRVSTGISLQWQAPIGPLVISFAVPVREQASDKRYKEQIQFTFGSQF, from the coding sequence ATGAAGCGTATCGCCGCCCTGATCTTGTTTGCATCACTGTCCAGCACGGCCGTCGCGATGGAGCCATTCGTCGTTTCCGATATTCGTATTGACGGTCTCCATCGTATTTCGGCCGGAACGGTTTATACCTATCTGACCATCAACAAGGGCCAGCCGCTGACCGCCGAGGAAGCCCAGTCGGCGATCCGCGCGCTGTACCAGACCAAGATGTTCAGCGACGTCACCCTGGACCGGGATGGCAATACCCTGGTCATCAAGGTGGTCGAGCGTCCCTCGATCGCCAAGCTGAACTTGCGCGGCAATCACGACATCAAGGAAGAAGACCTGCGCAAGGGCCTGAAGTCCATCGGACTGGCCGAAGGCGAGACCTTCGACCGGCTGTCCCTGGACCGGGTGCAGCAGGAACTGATCTCGCAGTATTACAACCGCGGCAAGTACAACGTCGGGGTGATCCCGCATGTCACCAAGCTGGATCGCAATCGGGTCGCGATCGATATCGAGATCCGTGAAGGCAAGGTCGCCAAGGTCCGTGAGATCAACATCATCGGCAACCATGATTTCACCGATCGGCAGATCCGTACCGGCTTCAAGACCGATACCGCCAATCTGACCTCCTGGTATTCCAAGAACGACCAGTACTCGCGCGAGAAGCTGTCCGGCGACCTGAAGACCTTGCAGTCCTATTACATGGACCGCGGCTACGCCGACTTCGCGCTGGATTCCAGTCAGGTCACCATTTCTCCGGACCGCCGCTCGGCCTATATCGATACCAGCGTCAAGGAGGGCGAGATCTACACGGTCTCCGACATCCATCTGCTGGGTCAGCTGCGGCTGCCGGAAAAGGACATGCGCCGACTGGTGTTCCTGCACAACGGCGATCTGTTCAGTCGTCGCGCCGTCGAGGCCAGCTCGGACGCGATGAAGGCGATTCTTGCCAATATCGGCTACGCCTATGCCAAGGTCACCCCGGTGCCCAAGCTGGATCATGACAAGCGTACCGTCGACCTGACCTTCTATGTCGAACCCGGTCCGCGCGTGTATGTCCGCCGCATCGTGTTCGAAGGCAATACCCGTACCGAAGATCAGGTGCTGCGCCGCCAGTTCCGGCAGCTCGAAGGCGGTTACTACAACCAGCTGGCCATCGACCGGACCAAGGTCCGCCTGCAGCAGCTGGGCTTTTTCAAGACCGTCGACATCAACAAGGAACGGGTCAACGGCGTCGACGACGAGGTGGATCTGCACGTGAAGGTCGCCGAGCAATCCGCCGGCAGTCTGCAGTTCGGTGTGGGCTATTCGCAGTACGCCGGCATCATCATCTCGGCCTCCGTCACCCAGAACAACATCATGGGTACCGGTGACAAGTTCTCGATCAGCGCCTCGAAGAGCTATTACTACACCAATGCCAATGTCAGCTACTACAACCCGTATGTGACCGAAAGCGGTATCGGTCTGGGTTACAACCTGGCCTATTCGAAGTCCAACTACGGTGATACCTACCTGGCCAACTTCGAGACCAACATGAAGTCCTTCTCGGTGAACATGGGCATTCCCATCACCGACTGGGACGGTCTGAACTTCAGCCTGGGTCTGAGCAGCAACCGCATCAACACCTACGACGGCTACACGCCCCAGGTGCTGACCGACTATATCAACAAGATCGGCAAGAAGACCGACCACTCCTGGGACGGCACCGTCACCTGGACCCGCAACACCAAGAACAACTACTGGGCGCCCACCCACGGCGGCCAGCTGCAGGCCTCGATCACCGCGGCCCTGCCCGGCTCGACCGTGCAGTACATCAAGTTCTTCGGCGAAGCCAACCATTACTGGCCCGTCGGCGGCGGGTACGTCCTGTATCTGGATGGCCAGGTCGGCTACGGCAAGACCTATGGCAAGGACTCGAAGTACGACTTCCCGTTCTGGGAGAACTTCTATTCGGGCGGCGTCAGCGATGTCCGTGGTTTCCAGCAGAACACCCTGGGCCCGCGCTACTGCACCGGCACCACGACAGTGAATGGCAAGACCGTGCCGGTCACCCCGAATCATGACGGCTACTGTGCCAACAGCTACTACGATTACGCCCAGCCCATCGGCGGCGCCTTCAAGGTCCTGGGCTCGGCCCAGCTGTTCCTGCCCCTGCCGTTCCTGAAGGACATCAATACCGCCCGCGTAGCCTGGTTCGTGGATACCGGCAACGCCTATGCCACCGTGCAGGACTTCAATGTGAACACCCTGCGCGTGTCCACGGGTATCTCGCTGCAGTGGCAGGCGCCGATCGGACCGCTGGTGATCAGCTTTGCCGTGCCGGTTCGCGAACAGGCTTCGGACAAGCGCTACAAGGAACAGATCCAGTTCACCTTCGGCAGCCAGTTCTGA
- the tsf gene encoding translation elongation factor Ts — MSTISAQLVKELRERSGAGMMECKKALVENNGDIEVAMEWLRKTGLAKADKKAGRVAAEGRIVTAQAAGKAVLVEVNCETDFVAKDESFLKFSDAVAEIALNSGAADVEALKAAAYPNGGTVDEAAKGLVATIGENIQVRRLARIETDGTIGAYIHGGRIGVLVALKGGSEDLAKGIAMHVAAMNPPHIHAADVPAEFVAKEKEIALSQMTEKDKAKPAEILEKIISGKINKIVSEVTLVGQPYVLDTNVSVGEALKKEGAEVVSVVRLAVGEGIEKVEEDFHAEVMKQAGLA; from the coding sequence ATGAGCACGATTTCCGCACAACTGGTCAAGGAACTGCGCGAGCGGTCCGGTGCCGGCATGATGGAATGCAAGAAGGCCCTGGTCGAAAACAATGGCGACATCGAAGTCGCCATGGAATGGCTGCGCAAGACCGGTCTGGCCAAGGCTGACAAGAAGGCCGGCCGCGTCGCCGCCGAAGGTCGCATCGTTACCGCCCAGGCCGCCGGCAAGGCCGTCCTGGTCGAAGTCAATTGCGAAACCGACTTCGTGGCCAAGGACGAAAGCTTCCTGAAGTTCAGCGACGCCGTCGCCGAGATCGCCCTGAATTCGGGCGCGGCCGACGTCGAAGCGCTGAAGGCGGCCGCCTACCCGAACGGCGGCACGGTCGACGAGGCCGCCAAGGGCCTGGTCGCCACCATCGGCGAAAACATCCAGGTCCGCCGGCTGGCTCGCATCGAAACCGACGGCACCATCGGCGCCTACATCCACGGCGGCCGCATCGGCGTGCTGGTCGCGCTGAAGGGTGGTTCGGAAGATCTGGCCAAGGGCATCGCCATGCACGTGGCCGCCATGAACCCGCCGCACATCCACGCCGCGGATGTCCCGGCCGAGTTCGTCGCCAAGGAAAAAGAGATCGCACTGAGCCAGATGACCGAAAAGGACAAGGCCAAGCCGGCCGAAATCCTGGAAAAGATCATCTCCGGCAAGATCAACAAGATCGTCTCCGAAGTGACCCTGGTCGGCCAGCCCTACGTGCTGGACACCAATGTCAGCGTCGGCGAAGCCCTGAAGAAGGAAGGCGCCGAAGTCGTCAGCGTCGTCCGCCTGGCCGTGGGCGAAGGCATCGAGAAGGTCGAGGAAGACTTCCACGCCGAAGTGATGAAGCAGGCCGGCCTGGCCTGA
- a CDS encoding 1-deoxy-D-xylulose-5-phosphate reductoisomerase: MKQIAIFGATGSIGSSTLDIIARHPERFRASVLSANRQVDALVALCQRFEPDLAIIADPALEGELAAKLKAAGLRCEAAAGPSALDQAAAGPLCDTVVAAIVGAAGLGSTIAAARAGKRLLLANKESIVISGELLLQALNEGGGELLPVDSEHNAIFQCLPGGRPPLARSGVRRLILTASGGPFRGRKRDELTTITPDQACKHPKWSMGRKISVDSATLMNKGLEVIEAHHLFGASADQIDVVVHPESLIHSMVDYVDGSVLAQLGNPDMRTAIGYALAWPERIDTAVPTLDLPAIGKLHFEEPDLETFRCLALAFQALRAGGDATTILNAANEVAVEAFLNGQLAFNAIPDLVERVLAELPQQSVVDIPSLMDRDRAAREAALRVLASTC, encoded by the coding sequence ATGAAACAGATCGCGATTTTTGGTGCCACCGGCTCGATCGGCAGCAGCACCCTCGACATCATTGCCCGGCATCCCGAGCGCTTTCGGGCCAGCGTACTCAGTGCCAACCGTCAGGTCGATGCCCTGGTCGCGCTATGCCAGCGCTTCGAGCCGGACCTGGCCATCATCGCCGACCCGGCTCTGGAGGGCGAACTGGCCGCCAAGCTGAAGGCCGCCGGACTCCGCTGCGAGGCCGCAGCCGGACCCTCGGCACTGGACCAGGCCGCGGCCGGCCCGCTGTGCGATACCGTGGTCGCCGCCATCGTCGGTGCCGCCGGGCTGGGTTCCACCATTGCCGCGGCCCGTGCCGGCAAACGCCTGCTGCTGGCCAACAAGGAATCCATCGTGATTTCCGGCGAGCTGCTGCTGCAGGCCTTGAACGAGGGCGGCGGCGAGTTGCTGCCGGTCGACTCCGAGCACAACGCGATCTTCCAGTGCCTGCCCGGCGGCAGGCCGCCGCTGGCCCGCAGCGGCGTGCGCCGACTGATCCTGACGGCCTCGGGCGGCCCCTTCCGCGGCCGCAAGCGCGATGAACTCACCACCATCACCCCGGACCAGGCCTGCAAGCACCCGAAATGGTCGATGGGCCGCAAGATCTCGGTGGATTCGGCAACCCTGATGAACAAGGGCCTGGAGGTCATCGAGGCGCACCACCTGTTCGGTGCCAGCGCCGATCAGATCGACGTGGTGGTCCACCCCGAAAGCCTGATCCATTCGATGGTCGACTATGTCGATGGCTCGGTACTGGCCCAGCTGGGCAATCCCGATATGCGGACCGCGATCGGCTATGCCCTGGCCTGGCCGGAGCGGATCGACACCGCCGTTCCGACCCTGGATCTGCCGGCCATCGGCAAACTGCATTTCGAAGAACCCGACCTGGAAACCTTCCGCTGCCTGGCGCTGGCTTTCCAGGCCCTGCGGGCCGGTGGTGATGCCACCACCATCCTCAATGCCGCCAACGAAGTGGCCGTCGAGGCCTTCCTTAACGGGCAGCTGGCCTTCAACGCGATTCCCGATCTCGTCGAGAGGGTTCTTGCGGAACTGCCGCAACAATCCGTGGTCGATATACCGTCACTGATGGATCGTGATCGCGCCGCCCGCGAAGCCGCACTGCGGGTCCTTGCCAGCACATGCTGA
- the rpsB gene encoding 30S ribosomal protein S2 codes for MAQVTMRQMLEAGVHFGHQTRYWNPKMAPYIFGARGKIHIINLEKTLPLFTDALNFLSGVAQKRGTILFVGTKRSAREPLAEEAARAGMPFVTARWLGGMLTNFRTVKQSVARLKELEAAETDGSFDKLVKHEVLTRRREREKLENSLGGIKNMTRLPDALFIVDIGHEDIAVQEAKKLGIPVVAVVDTNYNPELVDYAIPGNDDAIRAIQLYARAAADAILEGKAASPNAAQGDGNEFVELDEEGNPVGSQDDRRKDGDRRHHGARKNAGSSRRREDGQSND; via the coding sequence ATGGCCCAAGTCACCATGCGCCAGATGCTGGAAGCCGGCGTCCATTTCGGTCACCAGACCCGTTACTGGAACCCGAAGATGGCCCCGTACATTTTCGGCGCCCGCGGCAAGATCCACATCATCAATCTGGAAAAGACCCTGCCGCTGTTCACCGATGCGCTGAACTTCCTGTCGGGCGTGGCCCAGAAGCGCGGCACCATCCTGTTCGTCGGCACCAAGCGTTCGGCTCGCGAGCCGCTGGCCGAAGAAGCCGCACGCGCCGGCATGCCCTTCGTCACCGCCCGCTGGCTGGGTGGCATGCTGACCAACTTCCGCACCGTGAAGCAGTCGGTTGCCCGCCTGAAGGAACTGGAAGCGGCCGAGACCGATGGCAGCTTCGACAAGCTGGTCAAGCACGAAGTGCTGACCCGTCGTCGCGAGCGCGAGAAGCTGGAAAACTCGCTGGGCGGCATCAAGAACATGACCCGCCTGCCGGACGCCCTGTTCATCGTGGACATCGGCCATGAAGACATCGCCGTGCAGGAAGCCAAGAAGCTGGGCATTCCGGTCGTCGCCGTCGTCGATACCAACTACAACCCGGAGCTGGTCGATTACGCCATCCCCGGCAACGATGACGCCATCCGCGCCATCCAGCTGTATGCCCGCGCCGCCGCCGACGCGATCCTGGAAGGCAAGGCCGCTTCGCCGAATGCCGCCCAGGGCGACGGCAACGAATTCGTCGAGCTGGACGAAGAAGGCAATCCGGTCGGCAGCCAGGATGATCGTCGCAAGGACGGTGACCGTCGCCATCACGGCGCCCGCAAGAACGCCGGCAGCAGCCGTCGTCGCGAAGACGGTCAGAGCAACGACTGA
- the pyrH gene encoding UMP kinase, protein MGSSTHYRRILLKLSGEALMGSADYGIDPTVIGRLADEILEIQKEGVQIGVVIGGGNIFRGAGLQANGMDRVTGDHMGMLATVMNALAMQDALEKRGGEARVMSALPIHDVCEDFIRRRAIRHIEKGRVALFAAGTGNPFFTTDSAAALRAIEIGADLLLKATKVDGIYSADPARHADAKRYDHLTYDQVIERKLAVMDTAAIALCRDQRLPMRIYDMGVADNLKRIIRGEAIGTLVDPG, encoded by the coding sequence ATGGGTTCCTCGACACACTATCGCCGCATTCTGCTCAAGCTGTCCGGCGAGGCCTTGATGGGGAGCGCCGACTACGGCATCGATCCGACCGTGATCGGGCGCCTCGCCGATGAAATCCTGGAAATCCAGAAGGAAGGCGTGCAGATCGGCGTCGTCATCGGCGGCGGCAACATCTTCCGCGGCGCCGGCCTGCAAGCCAACGGCATGGACCGCGTCACCGGTGACCACATGGGCATGCTGGCCACGGTCATGAATGCCCTCGCCATGCAGGACGCGCTGGAAAAGCGCGGCGGTGAAGCCCGAGTGATGAGCGCACTGCCGATCCACGATGTCTGTGAAGACTTCATCCGGCGCCGCGCCATCCGCCATATCGAAAAGGGCCGGGTCGCCCTGTTTGCAGCCGGCACCGGCAACCCTTTCTTCACCACCGATTCGGCCGCCGCCCTGCGCGCCATCGAGATCGGTGCCGATCTGCTGCTGAAGGCCACCAAGGTCGACGGCATCTACAGTGCCGACCCCGCACGCCACGCCGACGCCAAGCGCTATGACCACCTGACCTACGATCAGGTCATCGAGCGCAAACTGGCAGTGATGGACACCGCCGCCATCGCCCTGTGCCGGGACCAGCGTCTGCCGATGCGGATCTACGACATGGGTGTGGCCGACAATCTCAAGCGGATCATCCGTGGCGAGGCCATCGGCACCCTGGTCGATCCGGGCTGA
- the frr gene encoding ribosome recycling factor: MLNEIKADAQTRMGKSIDSLKHDLTRIRTGRASTSLVDGIKVSYYGSDTALSQVASVALGDSRSIVITPWEKNLVGPIEKAILASDLGITPTTAGTVIRLNLPPLTEERRRELAKQVGHEGENTKIAVRNIRRDALQQAKDLLKEKEITEDDDRRFDDEIQKLTDRFIKDVDAVVKAKEDELLAL; encoded by the coding sequence ATGTTGAATGAAATCAAGGCCGATGCCCAGACCCGCATGGGCAAAAGCATCGACTCCCTCAAGCACGACCTGACCCGGATCCGTACCGGCCGCGCCAGCACCTCGCTGGTGGACGGAATCAAGGTTTCCTACTACGGCTCGGATACCGCACTGAGCCAGGTGGCCTCGGTTGCCCTGGGCGATTCGCGCTCCATCGTGATCACCCCCTGGGAAAAAAATCTGGTCGGGCCGATTGAAAAGGCGATCCTGGCCTCGGATCTGGGCATCACCCCGACCACCGCCGGCACCGTGATCCGCCTGAATCTGCCGCCGCTGACCGAGGAGCGTCGCCGCGAGCTGGCCAAACAGGTCGGGCATGAAGGTGAAAACACCAAGATCGCGGTGCGCAATATCCGCCGTGATGCCTTGCAGCAGGCCAAGGATCTGCTGAAGGAAAAGGAGATCACCGAAGATGATGACCGCCGTTTCGACGACGAGATCCAGAAGCTGACCGATCGCTTCATCAAGGATGTCGATGCCGTGGTCAAGGCCAAGGAGGATGAGCTGCTGGCGCTGTGA
- the uppS gene encoding polyprenyl diphosphate synthase produces the protein MSDDAPRSRVPGHIAVVMDGNGRWAKARLLPRSAGHRAGQRAVREIIEGCLHHGVQSLTLFAFSSENWRRPEEEISALMELFLRALDREVESLRQHDVRLTFIGELGSLNSLLRERIARAVAITAGNRKLTVNIAINYGGQWDITQAARELAAAVQRGELAVADIDQNRVAGYCQLSDQPPVDLFVRTGGEYRISNFLLWQMAYAELYFTDTLWPDFNQASLTQAIHAYANRERRYGRTGEQLAHTS, from the coding sequence ATGTCCGATGATGCCCCGCGCAGCCGTGTTCCCGGGCATATCGCCGTGGTCATGGATGGCAATGGCCGCTGGGCCAAGGCCAGGCTGCTGCCGCGCAGTGCCGGCCATCGTGCCGGTCAGCGAGCGGTGCGGGAAATCATCGAGGGCTGCCTGCACCATGGGGTGCAGTCGCTGACATTGTTTGCCTTTTCCAGTGAGAACTGGCGCCGCCCGGAAGAGGAAATCAGTGCGCTGATGGAACTGTTCCTGCGGGCGCTGGACCGTGAAGTCGAAAGTCTGCGCCAGCACGATGTGCGACTGACCTTTATCGGCGAGCTGGGCAGTCTCAACAGTCTGCTGCGCGAGCGCATCGCCCGCGCCGTGGCGATAACGGCCGGCAATCGAAAACTGACCGTCAATATCGCGATCAACTACGGCGGGCAATGGGATATCACCCAGGCCGCGCGTGAACTGGCCGCAGCCGTCCAGCGCGGAGAACTGGCCGTGGCCGACATCGACCAGAACCGGGTCGCCGGATACTGCCAGCTGAGCGACCAGCCCCCCGTGGATCTGTTTGTCCGTACGGGCGGCGAATACCGCATCAGCAATTTCCTGTTGTGGCAGATGGCCTACGCCGAGCTCTATTTCACCGATACCTTGTGGCCTGATTTCAACCAGGCCAGTCTGACCCAGGCCATTCATGCCTACGCCAATCGCGAGCGCCGCTACGGGCGCACCGGCGAACAACTGGCACATACCTCCTGA
- the map gene encoding type I methionyl aminopeptidase, which translates to MAITLKSPQDIEGMRVAGRLAAEVLAMLKEHVKPGVTTEELDRLAYDHIVNVQQATPANVGYHGFPKTLCTSVNHVICHGIPTATKVLKDGDIVNIDVTVIKDGWHGDTSRMYFVGNPSVLARRLVDTTLEAMLKGIAQVRPGATLGDIGAAIQQHAEAAGFSVVREYCGHGIGKVYHDEPQVLHYGRAGTGVELKEGMTFTIEPMINAGKPQTRQLPDGWTVVTKDHSLSAQWEHTVAVTADGVEILTAWPDAG; encoded by the coding sequence ATGGCAATCACACTCAAATCGCCCCAAGACATTGAAGGCATGCGCGTCGCCGGTCGTCTGGCGGCCGAAGTTCTGGCCATGCTCAAGGAGCATGTCAAACCCGGTGTCACCACCGAGGAGCTGGACCGGCTGGCCTATGACCATATCGTCAACGTGCAGCAGGCAACGCCGGCCAATGTCGGCTATCACGGTTTTCCCAAGACCTTGTGCACCTCGGTCAACCATGTCATCTGCCATGGCATTCCCACGGCGACCAAGGTCCTGAAAGACGGTGATATCGTCAATATCGATGTCACCGTGATCAAGGATGGCTGGCATGGCGATACCAGCCGGATGTATTTCGTGGGCAACCCTTCGGTGCTGGCCCGCCGCCTGGTGGATACCACTCTGGAGGCCATGCTGAAAGGCATCGCCCAGGTGCGCCCCGGCGCGACGCTCGGTGATATCGGCGCGGCGATCCAGCAGCATGCCGAGGCGGCCGGTTTCTCGGTGGTCCGCGAATATTGCGGCCATGGTATCGGCAAGGTCTATCACGACGAACCGCAGGTCCTGCACTACGGGCGCGCCGGCACCGGGGTGGAGCTGAAGGAGGGCATGACCTTCACCATCGAGCCGATGATCAATGCAGGCAAGCCGCAGACCCGCCAGCTGCCTGATGGCTGGACCGTGGTGACCAAGGATCACTCCCTGTCCGCCCAGTGGGAGCACACCGTGGCCGTGACGGCAGACGGTGTCGAGATCCTGACGGCCTGGCCGGACGCGGGTTAA
- a CDS encoding phosphatidate cytidylyltransferase: MLAKRVLTALLVAPLAILMILGLPTPWFALPIGIIFLSAAWEWARIAGLQNRPARIALLLVSALAYVVLWQLRAGPWWPPVIALGVAWWAVACVWLNQLTFAASPTPAHRNMKLVAGALVLFPAWVAGMSIHGSSPHGPAWTLLAMLLVWGADTGAYFSGRFFGKRKLAPQISPGKTWAGAYGAGVAGILIGLGGGLLLDVHGPRLAGLVLLSVLTVAASIVGDLVESLMKRQGQVKDSGNLFPGHGGMLDRMDSVFAALPVFAAGKLLLGL, translated from the coding sequence ATGCTTGCCAAACGCGTACTGACTGCCCTGCTGGTGGCACCCCTGGCCATCCTGATGATTCTGGGGCTGCCCACGCCGTGGTTTGCCCTGCCGATTGGCATCATCTTCCTGTCGGCGGCCTGGGAATGGGCACGTATCGCCGGGCTGCAGAACCGTCCGGCACGGATCGCGCTGCTGCTGGTCTCGGCGCTGGCCTATGTCGTGCTGTGGCAGCTGCGCGCCGGGCCCTGGTGGCCTCCCGTCATCGCGCTGGGCGTGGCCTGGTGGGCTGTGGCCTGTGTCTGGCTCAACCAGCTGACATTCGCCGCCTCGCCGACGCCGGCCCACCGCAACATGAAGCTGGTAGCTGGCGCCTTGGTCCTGTTCCCGGCCTGGGTCGCCGGCATGTCCATTCACGGCAGTTCGCCGCATGGCCCGGCCTGGACCCTGCTGGCGATGCTGCTGGTCTGGGGTGCTGACACCGGCGCCTATTTCAGCGGCCGCTTCTTCGGCAAGCGCAAGCTGGCCCCCCAGATCAGCCCGGGCAAAACCTGGGCCGGTGCTTACGGCGCCGGCGTGGCCGGCATCCTGATCGGCCTCGGCGGAGGCTTGCTGCTTGATGTGCATGGCCCCCGTCTGGCCGGCCTGGTCCTGCTCTCGGTATTGACCGTCGCCGCATCCATCGTCGGCGACCTGGTCGAAAGCCTGATGAAGCGCCAAGGCCAGGTCAAGGATTCCGGCAACCTGTTCCCCGGCCACGGCGGCATGCTGGACCGGATGGACAGCGTCTTTGCCGCCCTCCCGGTGTTCGCCGCCGGCAAACTTCTGTTGGGGCTGTAA
- the rseP gene encoding RIP metalloprotease RseP, translating to MNAFFGSVFWLLVTLGVLVTFHEFGHYWVARRCGVKVLRFSVGFGRALWSRKGRDGCEYQIAAIPLGGYVKMLDAREGEVDPALRGQEFTAKPVWQRIAIVAAGPAFNLLFTVVALWLMFMLGKPDIAPIVTAAPHSLAAEAGIQAGDRIQRIDGDAVSTWSDALDAIANATLGRQPLPMVVTDPHGTPRSLSLPLQKLPAGQDVGRYLDTLGLRLASPPAIAATVVPGQPAAAGGLRVGDLIRQVNGQPVADFEDFRSQVTRQAAIQPTLKLQIQRGDQQLDLSVTARKEALQGGVARWLIGIGSQPPVMATLRYGPLKAVGAALTATWHNTRQSFNLIGKMLSGQASPRNLSGVIGIAQVANSSAHMGLAWFLNFLAMVSLSLAVINLLPIPVLDGGHLLYYLIELVKGSPVSERVMLAGQYVGLMLLFTLMGLAFYNDIHRILSS from the coding sequence ATGAATGCATTTTTCGGTTCCGTCTTCTGGTTGCTGGTCACGCTGGGCGTACTGGTCACCTTCCATGAATTTGGCCATTACTGGGTCGCCCGGCGCTGTGGCGTCAAAGTCCTGCGCTTTTCAGTGGGCTTCGGTCGTGCGCTGTGGTCACGCAAAGGACGGGACGGCTGCGAATACCAGATAGCGGCGATTCCGCTGGGTGGCTACGTCAAAATGCTCGATGCCCGCGAGGGCGAGGTCGATCCAGCCCTGCGCGGCCAGGAGTTCACTGCCAAGCCGGTCTGGCAGCGGATCGCGATCGTTGCCGCCGGCCCGGCCTTCAATCTGCTGTTCACCGTCGTTGCGCTGTGGCTGATGTTCATGCTGGGCAAGCCGGACATCGCCCCCATCGTGACTGCGGCACCGCACAGTCTGGCAGCCGAGGCCGGCATTCAGGCCGGCGATCGGATCCAGCGGATCGACGGTGACGCGGTCAGCACCTGGAGCGATGCGCTGGACGCAATTGCCAATGCGACCCTGGGCCGCCAGCCGCTGCCGATGGTGGTCACCGATCCCCATGGCACACCGCGCTCCCTGAGCCTGCCCCTGCAGAAGTTGCCCGCAGGACAGGACGTGGGCCGCTATCTGGATACGCTGGGCCTGCGACTGGCTTCGCCGCCTGCGATCGCCGCCACGGTAGTGCCGGGCCAGCCGGCGGCGGCGGGTGGACTGCGCGTCGGGGACCTGATCCGCCAGGTCAACGGTCAGCCGGTTGCCGATTTCGAGGACTTCCGCAGCCAGGTCACTCGCCAAGCCGCCATCCAGCCCACGCTGAAGCTGCAGATCCAGCGTGGCGACCAGCAGCTGGATCTGAGCGTCACCGCCCGCAAGGAAGCCCTGCAAGGTGGTGTCGCCCGATGGCTGATCGGCATCGGTTCGCAGCCGCCGGTGATGGCGACCTTGCGCTATGGCCCGTTGAAAGCCGTCGGCGCCGCACTGACGGCAACCTGGCACAACACCCGCCAATCGTTCAATCTGATCGGCAAGATGCTCAGCGGCCAGGCGTCGCCCCGCAATCTGTCCGGCGTGATCGGCATTGCCCAGGTAGCCAACAGTTCGGCCCACATGGGCCTGGCCTGGTTCCTCAATTTTCTGGCCATGGTCTCGCTCAGTCTGGCCGTGATCAATCTTTTGCCGATTCCCGTCTTGGACGGCGGTCACTTGCTGTATTACCTTATTGAGTTGGTCAAAGGCAGTCCGGTCAGTGAACGTGTCATGCTTGCAGGTCAGTATGTCGGCCTGATGCTATTGTTCACCTTGATGGGGCTGGCGTTCTACAACGATATTCACCGCATACTGTCTTCGTGA